A single genomic interval of Streptomyces graminofaciens harbors:
- the rplQ gene encoding 50S ribosomal protein L17 — protein MPKPTKGARLGGSAAHEKLLLANLAKSLFEHGRITTTEAKARRLRPYAERLVTKAKKGDLHNRRQVLQVITDKSVVHTLFTEIGPRYENRPGGYTRITKIGNRRGDNAPMAVIELVEALTVAQQATGEAEAATKRAVKESEEAKAAEETKADEVVEDAAEESKDA, from the coding sequence ATGCCGAAGCCCACCAAGGGTGCCCGTCTGGGCGGCAGTGCCGCGCACGAGAAGCTGCTCCTCGCGAACCTGGCGAAGAGCCTCTTCGAGCACGGCCGTATCACCACCACCGAGGCGAAGGCCCGCCGTCTGCGGCCGTACGCCGAGCGTCTGGTCACCAAGGCGAAGAAGGGCGACCTTCACAACCGCCGTCAGGTGCTCCAGGTCATCACGGACAAGAGCGTCGTCCACACGCTCTTCACCGAGATCGGCCCGCGCTACGAGAACCGCCCGGGTGGCTACACCCGTATCACCAAGATCGGTAACCGCCGTGGCGACAACGCGCCCATGGCCGTCATCGAGCTGGTCGAGGCGCTGACGGTTGCGCAGCAGGCGACCGGTGAGGCCGAGGCCGCCACCAAGCGTGCGGTCAAGGAGTCCGAGGAGGCCAAGGCCGCCGAGGAGACCAAGGCCGACGAGGTCGTCGAGGACGCCGCTGAGGAGTCCAAGGACGCCTGA
- the truA gene encoding tRNA pseudouridine(38-40) synthase TruA: MSDEVQPGFVRVRLDLSYDGSEFSGWAKQAGGRRTVQGEIEDALRTVTRAGGTTYELTVAGRTDAGVHARGQVAHVDLPESVWREHHEKLLKRLAGRLSRDVRVWALREAPSGFNARFSAVWRRYAYRVTDNPGGVDPLLRNHVLWHDWPLDVDAMNEAARRLLGEHDFAAYCKRREGATTIRTLQELSLVRGEDGIITATVRADAFCHNMVRSLIGALLFVGDGHRDADWPGKVLGAGVRDSAVHVVRPHGLTLEEVGYPADELLAARNKEARNKRTLPGAPGAGCC; encoded by the coding sequence GTGAGTGACGAAGTACAGCCCGGGTTCGTGCGGGTACGGCTGGATCTTTCCTACGACGGTTCCGAGTTCTCCGGGTGGGCCAAGCAGGCCGGGGGGCGGCGGACCGTGCAGGGGGAGATCGAGGACGCGCTGCGGACCGTGACGCGGGCCGGGGGCACCACCTACGAGCTGACCGTGGCCGGGCGGACGGATGCCGGGGTGCACGCGCGGGGGCAGGTGGCCCATGTGGATCTGCCGGAGAGCGTCTGGCGTGAGCATCACGAGAAGCTGCTGAAGCGGCTCGCCGGGCGGCTGTCCAGGGACGTCCGGGTGTGGGCCCTGCGGGAGGCCCCCAGCGGCTTCAACGCGCGGTTCTCGGCCGTGTGGCGGCGGTACGCCTATCGGGTCACCGACAACCCGGGCGGGGTCGATCCGCTGCTGCGTAACCACGTCCTCTGGCACGACTGGCCGCTGGACGTGGACGCCATGAACGAGGCCGCGCGGCGGCTGCTCGGCGAGCACGACTTCGCCGCCTACTGCAAGCGGCGCGAGGGGGCGACGACCATTCGTACGCTCCAGGAGCTGAGCCTGGTGCGGGGCGAGGACGGGATCATCACCGCCACCGTGCGCGCCGACGCGTTCTGCCACAACATGGTGCGCTCGCTCATCGGGGCGCTGCTGTTCGTGGGGGACGGGCACCGGGACGCCGACTGGCCCGGGAAGGTGCTGGGCGCCGGAGTGCGGGACTCCGCCGTGCATGTCGTACGGCCGCACGGGCTGACCCTGGAAGAGGTCGGGTATCCGGCGGACGAGCTGCTGGCCGCGCGGAACAAGGAGGCGCGGAACAAGCGGACGCTGCCGGGCGCGCCCGGGGCCGGCTGCTGCTGA
- a CDS encoding glycosyltransferase family 87 protein, protein MSTGKSGNCGWSGTIARRASGERTGALGWWARSASWPAWVVLGVVLCAPVVNMARGSADGGMDNAIVVRAARTWLAGGSPYDDPHFLYLPSAVLAAVPEAVLPVEALRLVVPAVVTSLLVVGWAAALRVHGVPWRSRFAVVGLVGLAMGFAPFGHLVRLGNWTAVAAAALPLGLLAVVRGRWGAAGLVFGAAVALKPLLAPMALLFVFARRWRELGVMVGVPVVASGGAALVMPDPVGFFTRTLPFLARGEDRFVRLYEASPGAVLMRVGVPEGVAVGVGVVGASVGVGCAFLRWRRGGEDGGVGAEGARVGETGALVMLSAFLVSRPSYDHYLLVVVPVLVAGVLRVGGVARSPWFWVGMVPQVPGFTWPFLEVATRRAFRDALSLCVVGGGAAWWVVARRRVSPPQSLPVPSPGAAAPSAPPRPRARG, encoded by the coding sequence GTGAGCACGGGCAAAAGTGGCAACTGTGGGTGGTCCGGGACGATCGCGCGCCGGGCGTCGGGCGAGCGGACCGGCGCCCTCGGATGGTGGGCGCGTTCCGCTTCGTGGCCGGCGTGGGTGGTGCTGGGGGTCGTGTTGTGCGCGCCGGTGGTGAACATGGCGCGGGGGTCGGCGGACGGCGGGATGGACAACGCGATCGTCGTACGGGCGGCGCGGACGTGGCTGGCGGGTGGGTCGCCGTACGACGATCCGCACTTTCTGTATCTGCCGAGTGCGGTGCTGGCGGCTGTGCCGGAGGCGGTGCTGCCGGTGGAGGCGCTGCGGCTGGTCGTGCCCGCGGTGGTGACCTCGCTGCTGGTGGTGGGGTGGGCGGCCGCGCTGCGGGTCCATGGGGTGCCGTGGCGGAGTCGGTTCGCGGTGGTCGGGCTGGTGGGGCTGGCGATGGGGTTCGCGCCCTTCGGGCATCTGGTGCGGCTCGGGAACTGGACGGCGGTGGCGGCGGCCGCGCTGCCGTTGGGGCTGCTGGCGGTGGTCCGGGGGCGGTGGGGCGCGGCGGGGCTGGTGTTCGGGGCGGCGGTCGCTCTGAAGCCGTTGCTCGCGCCCATGGCGCTGCTGTTCGTGTTCGCCCGGCGGTGGAGGGAGCTGGGCGTGATGGTGGGGGTGCCGGTGGTGGCCTCGGGTGGGGCGGCGCTGGTGATGCCGGATCCGGTGGGGTTCTTCACACGGACCCTGCCGTTTCTGGCGCGGGGCGAGGACCGGTTCGTACGGCTGTACGAGGCGTCGCCGGGGGCCGTGCTGATGCGGGTGGGGGTGCCGGAGGGGGTGGCCGTGGGGGTGGGGGTCGTGGGGGCGTCGGTGGGGGTGGGATGTGCGTTCCTGAGGTGGCGGCGGGGTGGGGAGGACGGGGGCGTGGGTGCGGAGGGGGCGCGCGTGGGGGAGACGGGGGCGTTGGTGATGCTCTCCGCGTTTCTGGTGTCCCGGCCGTCGTACGACCACTACCTGCTGGTGGTGGTGCCGGTGCTGGTGGCGGGGGTGTTGCGGGTGGGGGGTGTGGCGCGCAGTCCCTGGTTCTGGGTGGGGATGGTGCCGCAGGTGCCCGGGTTCACCTGGCCCTTTCTGGAGGTGGCGACTCGGCGGGCCTTCCGGGATGCTTTGAGTCTGTGTGTGGTGGGTGGGGGCGCGGCTTGGTGGGTGGTGGCTCGTCGGAGGGTTTCGCCCCCGCAGTCCCTGCCCGTCCCGTCACCAGGGGCTGCCGCTCCTTCGGCCCCGCCGCGCCCTCGAGCTCGGGGGTGA
- the rplM gene encoding 50S ribosomal protein L13, giving the protein MRTYSPKPGDVTRQWHVIDAQDIVLGRLATTAANLLRGKHKPTYAPHMDMGDFVIIINADKVHLSGNKKTQKLAYRHSGYPGGLRSVRYDELLAKNPEKAVEKAIKGMIPKNTLGRQMLSKLKVYSGDQHPHAAQQPVPFEITQVAQ; this is encoded by the coding sequence GTGCGTACGTACAGCCCCAAGCCCGGCGACGTCACTCGCCAGTGGCACGTCATCGACGCTCAGGACATCGTCCTGGGTCGTCTGGCGACCACGGCAGCTAACCTCCTCCGGGGCAAGCACAAGCCGACCTATGCCCCGCACATGGACATGGGCGACTTCGTCATCATCATCAACGCCGACAAGGTTCACCTGTCCGGCAACAAGAAGACCCAGAAGCTGGCGTACCGCCACTCCGGTTACCCGGGTGGTCTGCGCTCCGTCCGTTACGACGAGCTGCTGGCGAAGAACCCCGAGAAGGCCGTCGAGAAGGCCATCAAGGGCATGATCCCCAAGAACACCCTGGGCCGTCAGATGCTCTCGAAGCTGAAGGTCTACTCGGGCGACCAGCACCCGCACGCTGCCCAGCAGCCGGTGCCGTTCGAGATCACCCAGGTCGCGCAGTAG
- the rpsI gene encoding 30S ribosomal protein S9 gives MAETTVEQPVEETETELVDIDSYTTESDVPVEGEYTSESLASRFGDPQPAAGLGRRKNAIARVRIVPGSGKWKINGRTLEDYFPNKVHQQEVNEPFKVLELEGRYDVIARIAGGGVSGQAGALRLGVARALNEADVDNNRGALKKAGFLRRDDRAVERKKAGLKKARKAPQYSKR, from the coding sequence GTGGCCGAGACCACTGTCGAGCAGCCGGTCGAAGAGACCGAGACCGAGCTCGTCGACATCGACAGCTACACCACCGAGTCGGACGTCCCCGTCGAGGGCGAGTACACCTCCGAGTCCCTCGCCTCCCGCTTCGGTGACCCGCAGCCGGCCGCCGGCCTGGGCCGTCGCAAGAACGCCATCGCCCGCGTCCGGATCGTTCCGGGCTCCGGCAAGTGGAAGATCAACGGGCGTACGCTCGAGGACTACTTCCCGAACAAGGTGCACCAGCAGGAGGTCAACGAGCCGTTCAAGGTTCTTGAGCTCGAGGGTCGCTACGACGTCATCGCCCGTATCGCCGGTGGCGGCGTCTCCGGCCAGGCCGGTGCGCTCCGTCTCGGTGTCGCCCGCGCGCTGAACGAGGCCGACGTCGACAACAACCGCGGCGCGCTCAAGAAGGCCGGCTTCCTCCGCCGCGACGACCGTGCGGTCGAGCGCAAGAAGGCCGGTCTGAAGAAGGCCCGCAAGGCTCCGCAGTACAGCAAGCGTTAA
- the glmM gene encoding phosphoglucosamine mutase — MGRLFGTDGVRGVANADLTAELALGLSVAAAHVLAEAGTFEGHKPVAVVGRDPRASGEFLEAAVVAGLASAGVDVLLVGVLPTPAVAFLTGELGADLGVMLSASHNAMPDNGIKFFARGGHKLADELEDRIEGVYEEHRTGAPWDRPTGAGVGRVSSYDEGFERYVEHLLSALPNRLDGLKVVLDEAHGAAAGVSPEVFRRAGAEIVTIGAEPDGLNINDGCGSTHLAKVRAAVVEQGAHLGIAHDGDADRCLAVDHEGNEVDGDQILAVLALDMRERGALRADTVVATVMSNLGFKLALEREGLRLVQTAVGDRYVLEEMKEHGFALGGEQSGHVIVLDHATTGDGTLTGLLLAARVARTGRTLKELAGVMERLPQVLVNVPDVDRARVGTSVELAEAVAEAERELGSTGRVLLRPSGTEPLVRVMVEASDIEQARSVAGRLADVVKSALG, encoded by the coding sequence GTGGGACGACTCTTCGGCACGGACGGCGTGCGCGGTGTCGCCAACGCGGATCTGACGGCCGAGCTCGCGCTCGGACTCTCCGTCGCGGCGGCACACGTACTCGCCGAGGCGGGAACGTTCGAGGGCCACAAGCCGGTGGCGGTGGTCGGGCGTGATCCGCGAGCGTCCGGGGAGTTCCTGGAGGCCGCCGTGGTGGCCGGCCTCGCCAGCGCGGGCGTGGACGTCCTGCTCGTCGGTGTGCTGCCCACCCCCGCGGTGGCGTTCCTCACCGGCGAGCTGGGCGCCGACCTCGGCGTGATGCTCTCCGCCAGCCACAACGCCATGCCCGACAACGGCATCAAGTTCTTCGCCCGCGGCGGCCACAAGCTCGCCGACGAGCTGGAGGACAGGATCGAGGGCGTCTACGAGGAGCACCGGACCGGGGCGCCCTGGGACCGGCCCACCGGCGCGGGCGTCGGGCGCGTCAGCTCGTACGACGAAGGGTTCGAGCGCTACGTCGAGCATCTGCTCTCCGCGCTCCCCAACCGCCTCGACGGGCTCAAGGTCGTCCTCGACGAGGCGCACGGTGCCGCCGCCGGGGTCTCGCCGGAGGTCTTCAGGCGGGCCGGGGCCGAGATCGTCACCATCGGGGCCGAGCCCGACGGGCTCAACATCAACGACGGGTGCGGGTCCACGCACCTCGCGAAGGTGCGCGCCGCCGTCGTCGAGCAGGGGGCGCACCTCGGTATCGCGCACGACGGGGACGCCGACCGATGCCTCGCCGTGGACCACGAGGGCAACGAGGTCGACGGCGACCAGATCCTCGCCGTGCTCGCGCTGGACATGAGGGAGCGGGGGGCGCTCCGCGCGGACACCGTCGTCGCCACCGTCATGTCCAACCTCGGCTTCAAGCTGGCGCTGGAGCGGGAGGGGCTGCGGCTGGTGCAGACCGCGGTCGGGGACCGGTATGTGCTCGAGGAGATGAAGGAGCACGGGTTCGCCCTCGGTGGTGAGCAGTCCGGGCATGTGATCGTGCTGGATCACGCGACCACCGGTGACGGTACGTTGACGGGGCTGCTGCTCGCGGCTCGGGTCGCTCGGACCGGTCGTACGCTCAAGGAGCTGGCCGGGGTGATGGAGCGGTTGCCTCAGGTGCTCGTCAATGTGCCCGATGTGGATCGGGCCCGGGTGGGGACGTCTGTGGAGTTGGCCGAGGCCGTGGCTGAGGCCGAGCGGGAACTTGGGTCCACGGGGCGGGTGCTGCTTCGGCCTTCTGGGACCGAGCCGTTGGTTCGGGTGATGGTCGAGGCTTCCGACATCGAGCAGGCTCGGTCTGTTGCCGGGCGGCTGGCTGATGTGGTGAAGTCCGCGCTCGGCTGA
- a CDS encoding DUF389 domain-containing protein produces the protein MLHLRLITPSDSTDEVVRLIEKTVGTTHLVVLAGAARNPAGDVVMCDVAREAGDELIGALRALDLDKTGSIAVDNIDLSLSRRADKAEEEAPGEGADAVLWEHLADATHEESTLSVTYIAFLTLATMIAACGVVLDNAILIVGAMAVGPEFGPLAGLSTAIVQRHPRLALRSLTALIVGFAVAMAVTVGFSLLMDALGQFSLEQLDDDRPNTGFVYAPDAFSFVVAVLAGIAGTLSLTSAKSGALVGVAISVTTVPAAANAAVALSYGDTTQTVGSTNQLLLNLLGIVLAGTLTLFFQKWLWSRQRSRFSNL, from the coding sequence ATGCTGCATCTGCGCCTCATCACCCCGTCCGACAGTACCGACGAAGTGGTCCGCCTGATCGAGAAGACGGTCGGCACGACCCACCTCGTCGTCCTGGCGGGCGCCGCCCGCAACCCCGCCGGCGACGTCGTGATGTGCGACGTCGCCCGTGAGGCGGGCGACGAACTGATCGGCGCGCTAAGGGCGTTGGACCTCGACAAGACGGGCTCGATCGCCGTCGACAACATCGATCTGTCGCTCTCCAGGCGCGCCGACAAGGCCGAGGAGGAGGCGCCGGGCGAGGGGGCGGACGCGGTGCTGTGGGAGCACCTGGCGGACGCGACGCACGAGGAGTCGACGCTCTCCGTCACCTACATCGCCTTCCTCACGCTCGCCACGATGATCGCGGCCTGCGGTGTGGTCCTCGACAACGCGATCCTGATCGTCGGCGCGATGGCGGTGGGCCCGGAGTTCGGCCCCCTGGCCGGTCTCAGCACGGCCATCGTCCAACGCCACCCACGCCTGGCGCTCCGCTCCCTCACCGCCCTGATCGTGGGCTTCGCGGTGGCGATGGCCGTGACGGTCGGGTTCAGCCTCCTCATGGACGCACTCGGCCAGTTCAGCCTGGAGCAGCTGGACGACGACCGCCCCAACACCGGCTTCGTCTACGCCCCCGACGCGTTCTCCTTCGTCGTGGCGGTCCTGGCCGGCATCGCGGGCACCCTGTCCCTCACCTCGGCCAAGTCGGGCGCCCTGGTGGGCGTGGCCATCTCGGTCACGACGGTCCCGGCAGCCGCCAACGCGGCGGTCGCCCTGAGCTACGGCGACACGACCCAGACGGTCGGCTCCACCAACCAGCTCCTCCTGAACCTCCTGGGCATCGTCCTGGCCGGCACGCTCACCCTCTTCTTCCAGAAGTGGCTGTGGTCAAGGCAGCGCAGCCGGTTCAGCAACCTGTAG
- the coaA gene encoding type I pantothenate kinase — protein sequence MISPVSSLPRSAHRPRPEATPYVDLTRTEWSALREKTPLPLNAEEVEKLRGLGDVIDLDEVRDIYLPLSRLLNLYVGATNGLRGALNTFLGEQGSQSGTPFVIGVAGSVAVGKSTVARLLQALLARWPEHPRVELVTTDGFLLPMQQLQNRGLVSRKGFPESYDRRALTRFVADIKAGKDEVTAPVYSHLIYDIVPEQRLTVRRPDILIVEGLNVLQPALPGKDGRTRVGLADYFDFSVYVDASHDDIERWYLNRFKKLRQTAFQKPDSYFRKYTQVSEDEALDYARTLWRTINKPNLVENIAPTRGRATLIIRKGTDHKVQRLSLRKL from the coding sequence GTGATCTCACCGGTCTCCTCGTTGCCGCGGAGCGCCCACCGGCCCAGGCCGGAGGCGACTCCCTACGTCGACCTCACCCGTACCGAGTGGAGCGCGCTGCGCGAAAAGACGCCGCTGCCACTGAATGCCGAGGAGGTCGAGAAGCTGCGCGGCCTGGGCGATGTCATCGACCTCGACGAGGTACGGGACATCTATCTGCCGCTCTCCCGCCTTCTCAACCTCTACGTCGGCGCCACCAACGGCCTGCGCGGCGCCCTGAACACCTTCCTCGGCGAACAGGGCTCCCAGTCCGGCACCCCGTTCGTCATAGGCGTCGCCGGCTCGGTGGCGGTCGGCAAGTCCACCGTCGCCCGCCTGCTCCAGGCCCTCCTCGCCCGCTGGCCCGAACACCCGCGCGTCGAACTGGTCACCACGGACGGCTTCCTGCTCCCCATGCAGCAGCTCCAGAACCGCGGCCTGGTCTCCCGCAAGGGCTTCCCGGAGTCGTACGACCGCCGCGCGCTGACCCGTTTCGTCGCCGACATCAAGGCGGGCAAGGACGAGGTGACGGCACCCGTCTACTCCCACCTCATCTACGACATCGTCCCCGAGCAGCGGCTCACGGTCCGCCGCCCCGACATCCTCATCGTGGAGGGCCTGAACGTCCTCCAGCCCGCCCTCCCCGGCAAGGACGGCCGCACCCGGGTCGGTCTCGCCGACTACTTCGACTTCAGCGTGTACGTCGACGCGAGCCACGACGACATCGAACGCTGGTACCTCAACCGCTTCAAGAAGCTCCGCCAGACCGCGTTCCAGAAGCCCGACTCGTACTTCCGCAAGTACACCCAGGTCTCCGAGGACGAGGCCCTCGACTACGCCCGCACTTTGTGGCGCACCATCAACAAGCCCAACCTGGTCGAGAACATCGCCCCCACCCGGGGCCGCGCCACGCTCATCATCCGCAAGGGCACGGACCACAAGGTGCAACGCCTCAGCCTGCGCAAGCTGTGA
- a CDS encoding NAD(P)H-hydrate dehydratase yields MRSAHRVETVRSAERTLMARLPDGALMQRAAAGLAATCADALGRVYGSRVLLLTGSGDNGGDTLYAGARLARRGAAVTAILLNPDRTHPTALKALLQAGGTTASPQAAPALIPRADLVLDGIVGIGGRGGLRPEAAPLAELAAASPAIVIAVDLPSGIEPDTGEVHGPAVHADLTVTFGTHKPGLLIDPARAYAGSVRLIDIGLDDTLPATPDLESLQHPDVAALLPHPSPESDKYRRGVVGIAAGSARYPGAAVLAVAGALRGGAGAVRYVGPAADSVLARFPETLVSDSGPKKAGRVQAWVAGPGVGDDAAPVAEALATDVPVLLDADGLRLADRDTVRTRTAPTLMTPHAGEAAALLGVSREEVEAARLTAVRDLARAYDATVLLKGSTTLVADPTPGTPVRVNPTGTPWLATAGSGDVLSGLAGSLLAAGLTPLDAASAAAYLHGLAGRYAADGAPAGAHDVAEAIPAAWRDITS; encoded by the coding sequence ATGCGCTCAGCCCACCGCGTAGAAACCGTCCGCTCAGCCGAACGCACCCTCATGGCCCGCCTCCCCGACGGCGCCCTCATGCAACGCGCGGCCGCAGGCCTCGCCGCAACCTGCGCCGACGCCCTCGGCAGGGTCTACGGCAGCCGCGTACTCCTCCTCACCGGCAGCGGCGACAACGGCGGCGACACCCTCTACGCGGGCGCCCGCCTCGCCAGACGCGGCGCAGCCGTCACCGCGATCCTCCTCAACCCGGACCGCACCCACCCCACCGCCCTCAAGGCCCTCCTCCAGGCGGGCGGCACCACAGCGAGCCCCCAGGCCGCCCCCGCCCTCATCCCCCGAGCCGACCTCGTCCTCGACGGAATCGTCGGCATCGGCGGCCGCGGCGGCCTCCGCCCCGAAGCCGCCCCCCTCGCCGAACTCGCCGCCGCCTCCCCCGCCATCGTGATCGCCGTCGACCTGCCCTCCGGCATCGAACCGGACACGGGCGAGGTGCACGGCCCGGCCGTCCACGCCGACCTCACCGTCACCTTCGGCACCCACAAACCGGGCCTGCTCATCGACCCGGCACGCGCGTACGCCGGCTCCGTACGCCTGATCGACATCGGCCTCGACGACACCCTCCCCGCCACCCCCGACCTGGAGTCCCTCCAGCACCCGGACGTGGCCGCCCTGCTCCCCCACCCGTCCCCGGAGAGCGACAAGTACCGCCGAGGCGTCGTGGGCATCGCGGCGGGCTCGGCGCGCTACCCGGGCGCGGCCGTACTCGCCGTCGCGGGCGCCCTGCGCGGCGGCGCGGGAGCAGTCCGGTACGTGGGCCCGGCCGCGGACTCCGTCCTCGCCCGCTTCCCGGAGACCCTGGTCTCGGACAGCGGCCCGAAGAAGGCCGGCCGGGTCCAGGCATGGGTGGCGGGCCCGGGCGTGGGCGACGACGCGGCCCCCGTCGCCGAGGCCCTCGCCACGGACGTCCCCGTCCTCCTCGACGCCGACGGCCTGCGCCTGGCCGACCGCGACACGGTCCGCACCCGCACGGCCCCCACCCTGATGACCCCGCACGCGGGCGAGGCGGCGGCGCTCCTCGGCGTCTCCCGCGAGGAGGTGGAGGCCGCCCGCCTCACCGCCGTACGCGACCTGGCCCGCGCCTACGACGCGACGGTCCTCCTCAAGGGCTCCACGACCCTCGTCGCCGACCCGACCCCCGGCACCCCGGTCCGCGTCAACCCCACCGGCACCCCCTGGCTCGCCACGGCAGGCAGCGGCGACGTCCTCTCCGGCCTCGCGGGCTCACTCCTCGCCGCGGGCCTCACGCCCCTGGACGCGGCGAGCGCGGCCGCGTACCTCCACGGCCTGGCGGGCCGCTACGCCGCTGACGGCGCCCCGGCGGGAGCGCACGACGTGGCGGAGGCGATCCCGGCGGCCTGGCGCGACATCACGAGCTGA
- a CDS encoding holo-ACP synthase, which translates to MPIIGVGIDVAEIDRFQAALERTPSMAERLFLPAELLLPSGDRRGIASLAARFAAKEALAKALGAPAGLHWTDAEVCVESSGQPRLRVTGTVAARAAELGVKSWHISLSHDAGVASAVVVAEG; encoded by the coding sequence ATGCCCATCATCGGAGTCGGGATCGACGTCGCCGAGATCGACCGCTTCCAGGCCGCCCTGGAACGCACCCCCAGCATGGCCGAACGCCTCTTCCTGCCCGCCGAGTTGCTCCTCCCCAGCGGCGACCGGCGGGGCATCGCGTCCCTGGCGGCCCGCTTCGCCGCGAAGGAGGCCCTCGCCAAAGCTCTCGGCGCCCCCGCCGGCCTGCACTGGACCGACGCGGAGGTCTGCGTCGAAAGCTCGGGCCAACCCCGCCTCCGAGTGACCGGCACGGTGGCAGCCCGAGCCGCCGAGCTGGGCGTCAAGTCCTGGCACATCTCCCTGAGCCACGACGCGGGGGTGGCTTCGGCGGTGGTGGTGGCGGAGGGCTAG
- the glmS gene encoding glutamine--fructose-6-phosphate transaminase (isomerizing), whose protein sequence is MCGIVGYVGSQSALDVVLAGLRRLEYRGYDSAGVAVLADGGLAAAKKAGKLINLEKELVGRPLPTGSTGIGHTRWATHGGPTDTNAHPHLDNAGRVAVVHNGIIENFAALRAELAERGHDLASETDTEVVAHLLAEEFSSCADLAEAMRLVCRRLEGAFTLVAVHADEPGVVVGARRNSPLVVGVSEGEAFLASDVAAFIAHTRSAIELGQDQVVELRRDGVTVTTFDGRPADVVSYHVDWDASAAEKDGYDYFMLKEIAEQPKAVADTLLGRIDGSGSLTLDEVRISTSELRELDKVVIVACGTAFHAGMIAKYAIEHWTRIPCEVELASEFRYRDPILDPRTLVIAISQSGETMDTLMALRHAREQGAKVLAICNTNGSTIPRESDAVLYTHAGPEVAVASTKAFLTQLVACYLVALYLGQVRGTKWGDEIRAVIRDLSRISCEVERVLETMEPVRELARTLAAKDTVLFLGRHVGYPVALEGALKLKELAYMHAEGFAAGELKHGPIALIEEDLPVVVVVPSPAGRSLLHDKIVSNIQEIRARGARTIVIAEEGDEAVVPYADHLIRVPATPTLLQPLVATVPLQVFACELATARGNEVDQPRNLAKSVTVE, encoded by the coding sequence ATGTGCGGAATCGTGGGATACGTGGGCTCGCAGTCGGCGCTGGACGTGGTCCTGGCCGGGCTGAGGCGGCTGGAGTACCGGGGGTACGACTCGGCGGGCGTGGCGGTGCTCGCCGACGGGGGCCTGGCCGCCGCCAAGAAGGCGGGGAAGCTGATCAACCTGGAGAAGGAGCTCGTCGGCAGACCGCTGCCGACGGGCTCGACCGGAATCGGCCACACCCGCTGGGCGACCCACGGCGGCCCCACGGACACCAACGCCCACCCGCATCTGGACAACGCGGGCAGAGTGGCCGTCGTCCACAACGGCATCATCGAGAACTTCGCCGCGCTGAGAGCCGAACTGGCCGAGCGGGGCCACGACCTGGCCTCCGAGACGGACACGGAAGTGGTGGCGCATCTGCTCGCCGAGGAGTTCTCCTCGTGCGCGGACCTGGCGGAGGCGATGCGGCTGGTGTGCCGCCGGCTGGAGGGCGCGTTCACGCTGGTCGCGGTGCACGCGGACGAGCCGGGCGTGGTCGTGGGGGCGCGCCGGAACTCCCCGCTGGTGGTCGGCGTCAGCGAGGGCGAGGCCTTTCTCGCCTCGGACGTCGCCGCGTTCATCGCCCACACGCGGTCGGCGATCGAGCTGGGCCAGGACCAGGTGGTGGAGCTGCGCCGGGACGGCGTGACGGTGACGACGTTCGACGGCCGCCCGGCGGACGTCGTCTCGTACCACGTCGACTGGGACGCGTCGGCGGCGGAGAAGGACGGCTACGACTACTTCATGCTCAAGGAGATCGCCGAGCAGCCGAAGGCGGTCGCGGACACGTTGCTGGGCCGGATCGACGGCTCGGGCTCCCTGACGCTGGACGAGGTCCGGATCAGCACGTCGGAACTGCGCGAGCTGGACAAGGTCGTCATCGTCGCGTGCGGTACGGCTTTCCACGCGGGCATGATCGCCAAGTACGCCATCGAGCACTGGACCCGCATCCCGTGCGAGGTGGAGCTGGCCAGCGAGTTCCGCTACCGCGACCCGATCCTCGACCCGCGCACGCTGGTGATCGCCATCTCCCAGTCGGGCGAGACGATGGACACGCTGATGGCGCTGCGGCACGCCCGCGAGCAGGGCGCCAAGGTCCTCGCCATCTGCAACACCAACGGCTCGACGATCCCCCGAGAGTCGGACGCGGTGCTGTACACGCACGCCGGCCCGGAGGTCGCCGTCGCCTCGACGAAGGCGTTCCTGACGCAGCTGGTGGCCTGCTATCTCGTCGCGCTGTACCTCGGTCAGGTTCGCGGCACCAAGTGGGGCGACGAGATCCGGGCGGTGATCCGCGACCTCTCCCGCATCTCGTGCGAGGTGGAGCGGGTCCTGGAGACGATGGAGCCGGTACGGGAGTTGGCGCGCACGCTCGCGGCCAAGGACACGGTCCTGTTCCTGGGCAGACACGTCGGCTACCCGGTCGCCCTCGAAGGCGCCCTGAAGCTCAAGGAGTTGGCGTACATGCACGCGGAGGGCTTCGCGGCGGGCGAGCTGAAGCACGGGCCGATCGCCCTGATCGAGGAGGACCTCCCGGTGGTCGTCGTGGTCCCGTCCCCCGCGGGCCGCTCCCTCCTCCACGACAAGATCGTCTCCAACATCCAGGAGATCCGCGCGAGGGGTGCCCGCACGATCGTCATCGCGGAGGAGGGCGACGAGGCCGTGGTCCCGTACGCCGACCATCTGATCCGCGTCCCCGCCACCCCCACGCTCCTCCAGCCCCTGGTCGCCACGGTCCCCCTCCAGGTCTTCGCCTGCGAACTGGCGACGGCCCGCGGCAACGAGGTGGACCAGCCGAGGAACCTGGCGAAGTCGGTGACGGTGGAGTGA